In Mycobacterium sp. Aquia_216, a genomic segment contains:
- a CDS encoding flavin-containing monooxygenase, translating to MGDRGVVIVGSGPAGISAALSLSELGVPSLVVERAGEVAAAWRGRYDRLKLNTGRQFSHLPGRRYPHGTPVYPSRDQVVDHFERHAREEGVELRVNTEVKRIDRLPSGWSVNTSDGEIEARHVVVATGYLHTPVMPNWPGSFAGELSHSCAYRNPGPYAGKRVLVVGSGSSGMEIAHDLSAGAAVKVWLSVRTPPNIMPRNGPAGLPNDVLSIPFYHLPARLSDRIATVARLKAFGEISDFGLPVPTEGPFARAHRLHVAPTIVDPEVIDAIRTGAVEVVPALSAFDGSDVVLGDGNRINPDAVIAATGYRTALEPLVGHLGVLASNGVPVHAAPVPAADGLYFHGLLTRPALIGYVAKQSRALAKRIAGDDRR from the coding sequence ATGGGCGACCGCGGCGTCGTGATCGTCGGTTCGGGACCGGCGGGAATCTCCGCGGCACTGAGCCTTAGCGAGCTGGGCGTCCCGTCGCTCGTCGTCGAGCGGGCCGGCGAAGTGGCCGCGGCGTGGCGCGGGCGGTACGACCGGCTCAAACTGAACACCGGCCGGCAGTTCTCGCATCTGCCCGGCCGGCGTTATCCCCATGGCACTCCCGTCTATCCGAGCCGCGACCAAGTCGTCGACCACTTTGAGAGGCACGCTCGCGAGGAGGGGGTCGAGCTGCGGGTCAATACCGAGGTCAAGCGGATCGACCGGCTTCCGTCGGGATGGTCGGTGAACACATCCGACGGCGAGATCGAGGCTCGACACGTCGTCGTTGCCACCGGTTATCTGCACACACCGGTCATGCCGAACTGGCCGGGCAGCTTCGCCGGTGAGTTATCGCACTCGTGTGCCTACCGCAATCCTGGGCCCTACGCCGGCAAGCGAGTACTCGTCGTCGGGTCGGGGTCCTCGGGCATGGAAATCGCCCACGATCTGAGCGCGGGCGCTGCCGTCAAAGTTTGGCTATCGGTGCGCACACCGCCGAACATCATGCCCCGCAACGGTCCTGCCGGCCTTCCCAACGACGTGCTCTCGATCCCGTTCTACCATCTGCCCGCACGGCTATCCGACCGGATTGCCACCGTCGCGCGCCTCAAGGCGTTCGGGGAAATCAGCGATTTCGGTCTGCCGGTGCCGACCGAAGGACCGTTCGCCAGAGCGCACCGGCTGCACGTCGCGCCGACGATCGTCGACCCCGAGGTGATCGACGCCATCCGCACGGGCGCGGTCGAGGTGGTGCCAGCGCTGAGCGCGTTCGACGGGAGCGACGTAGTTCTCGGCGACGGCAACAGAATCAACCCTGATGCCGTCATCGCGGCCACGGGTTACCGGACCGCGCTGGAGCCGTTGGTCGGACACCTGGGCGTGCTCGCCTCCAATGGCGTACCTGTTCATGCGGCGCCGGTGCCCGCCGCGGACGGACTGTACTTCCATGGGCTTTTGACCCGGCCCGCGTTGATCGGCTACGTGGCCAAACAGTCGCGGGCGCTGGCGAAGCGCATCGCCGGTGACGACCGGCGCTGA
- a CDS encoding oxidoreductase has protein sequence MPGADCATTGRGPPTPTWLITGCSTGLGRALAEAVIEAGHDVVVTARDVAKVADLAGTAPDRVLPAALDVTKPDQVGSAVQRAQERFGGVDVLVNNAGYGYRAAVEEGDDAAVRTLFETHFFGAVAMIKAVLPGMRARRSGAIVNISSIGAQVTPVGSGYYAAAKAALEGMSGALRGELAPLGISVTVVEPGAFRTDFAGRSLLQSAAVIDDYAGTAGQRRKENDTMHGNQAGDPAKAGAAIVTAVDSSEPPAFLLLGPDALALYRYTADARASEIAKWEQLTSGTNFD, from the coding sequence ATTCCGGGTGCTGATTGCGCCACGACTGGAAGAGGACCGCCCACGCCCACCTGGCTCATCACCGGCTGCTCAACCGGACTCGGCCGCGCGCTCGCCGAAGCCGTCATCGAAGCCGGCCACGACGTCGTCGTTACCGCGCGCGACGTCGCAAAGGTCGCGGATTTGGCCGGCACCGCACCCGATCGGGTGCTGCCCGCCGCTCTGGACGTCACCAAGCCCGACCAGGTCGGCTCGGCCGTACAGCGGGCCCAAGAGCGGTTCGGCGGCGTCGATGTGCTGGTCAACAACGCCGGTTACGGTTATCGCGCCGCGGTCGAGGAAGGCGACGACGCCGCAGTCCGCACCCTGTTCGAGACCCATTTCTTTGGCGCCGTCGCCATGATCAAAGCCGTCCTCCCCGGCATGCGGGCGCGTCGCAGCGGCGCGATCGTCAACATCTCCTCGATCGGCGCGCAGGTGACGCCGGTCGGCTCGGGCTACTACGCCGCCGCCAAGGCAGCGCTCGAGGGGATGAGTGGCGCGCTTCGCGGAGAACTGGCCCCGCTCGGCATCTCGGTGACGGTCGTCGAACCGGGCGCGTTTCGCACCGACTTCGCCGGACGCTCGCTCCTCCAGTCGGCCGCTGTCATCGACGACTACGCTGGTACGGCCGGACAGCGTCGCAAGGAAAACGACACCATGCACGGCAATCAGGCCGGCGATCCGGCCAAAGCCGGCGCGGCGATCGTCACCGCCGTCGACTCCAGCGAGCCGCCCGCGTTCCTGCTGCTGGGGCCGGACGCCCTGGCCCTGTACCGCTACACCGCGGACGCCCGGGCGAGCGAAATCGCGAAATGGGAACAGCTGACGAGCGGCACCAACTTCGACTGA
- the ppk2 gene encoding polyphosphate kinase 2 — MEEIDLEALSTPEHGYTVIDDDDDDPILLDREGNHVQTWRERYPYEHRMPRDEYEHLKRRLQIELLKLQNHSKRTGTRHLILFEGRDAAGKGGTIQRFMEHLNPRGARVVALEKPTEREQTQWYFQRYIKHLPSGGEMVLFDRSWYNRAGVERVMGFCSPDEYSEFIQQAPLFEGMLVANGISLTKLWFSVSPAEQRTRFAIRLVDPVRNWKFSPMDMESIDRWEDYTAAKEEMFKATDTDIAPWIVVRSNDKKRARINAMRFVLAKSDYDDKDHEVVGEPDPLIVGRALTD, encoded by the coding sequence ATGGAAGAGATAGATCTCGAAGCCCTGTCGACTCCCGAACATGGCTACACCGTCATCGACGACGATGACGACGACCCGATCTTGCTCGACCGGGAGGGCAATCACGTCCAGACGTGGCGCGAGCGATATCCCTATGAGCACCGGATGCCGCGCGACGAATACGAGCACTTGAAGCGGCGACTGCAAATCGAGCTGCTGAAGCTTCAAAACCACAGCAAGCGCACCGGGACAAGGCATTTGATCCTGTTCGAAGGTCGTGACGCGGCCGGCAAGGGCGGCACCATTCAGCGATTCATGGAACACCTCAATCCGCGTGGCGCGCGGGTCGTGGCGCTCGAAAAGCCGACTGAGCGCGAGCAGACGCAGTGGTATTTCCAGCGCTATATCAAGCACCTGCCATCCGGCGGGGAGATGGTGCTGTTCGATCGGTCGTGGTACAACAGGGCCGGTGTCGAAAGGGTAATGGGTTTCTGTTCACCCGATGAATACTCCGAATTCATCCAGCAGGCACCGCTTTTCGAAGGGATGTTGGTCGCCAACGGGATCAGCCTGACCAAACTGTGGTTCTCCGTTTCTCCCGCCGAACAGCGCACCCGCTTCGCCATTCGGCTGGTCGATCCCGTCCGGAACTGGAAGTTTTCACCGATGGACATGGAGTCGATAGATCGGTGGGAGGACTACACCGCGGCGAAGGAAGAAATGTTCAAAGCGACCGATACCGATATCGCGCCGTGGATCGTGGTGCGCAGCAATGACAAAAAGCGGGCTCGTATCAACGCGATGCGCTTCGTCCTCGCCAAATCGGACTACGACGACAAGGACCATGAGGTGGTGGGTGAGCCGGATCCGTTGATTGTGGGCCGCGCGTTGACCGACTGA
- a CDS encoding Hsp70 family protein — MRVGIDFGTTHTVVALVDRGNYPVVSFDGVDAWPSLIAANAAGELRFGVDAAALRHDRQWSVLRSIKRLLNDAGPQTEVTLAGRSYRLTDLLTGFLAQLKSDLLQRSNGCLTASDTVEAAISVPANASSAQRLLTLDAFVAAGFHVVALLNEPSAASLEYAHRYRSTITAKREYVLIYDLGGGTFDASLLKMTGHSNEVVISEGIQRLGGDDFDEAILRLVLDGANLRGVDAAALDVLREECAVRKEAVGPQTRRFLVDLTGIDDKVDQPPFSCAVDDVYSACTPLVTPTIDLLNRILHDGDRDVAWSEVAGIYVVGGAGGFPLISRMLRTTFGEKRVKRSPHPFAATAIGLAAFLDKEAGFALSERFSRHFGVFREAEAGAGVVFDPIVRKDVSLPADQDAPLIVKRTYRAAHNIGHFRFVECSRLVNGRPDGDVTPYDPVLFPFDPALHDRDDLGRQAVGRWTDGPDVEECYVVAPSGAVEVTLTTQPGGFMRTFRLERCASTG; from the coding sequence ATGAGAGTCGGTATCGACTTCGGCACCACCCACACTGTCGTCGCGCTCGTCGACCGGGGTAACTACCCGGTCGTCTCGTTCGACGGCGTCGATGCCTGGCCTTCGCTCATCGCCGCCAATGCGGCCGGGGAGCTGCGATTCGGCGTGGACGCGGCCGCGCTCCGCCACGATCGCCAATGGTCGGTGCTTCGATCGATCAAACGTCTGCTCAACGACGCCGGGCCACAGACCGAGGTGACGCTGGCGGGTCGCAGCTACCGGCTGACCGACCTTCTCACCGGCTTCCTGGCCCAGCTGAAGAGCGACCTTCTGCAGCGCTCGAACGGCTGCCTGACTGCGAGCGACACCGTCGAGGCGGCCATCAGCGTTCCCGCCAACGCCTCCAGCGCCCAGCGCCTGCTGACGCTGGATGCCTTCGTGGCAGCGGGCTTTCACGTCGTCGCGTTGCTCAACGAGCCTTCCGCCGCGAGCCTCGAATACGCCCATCGATACCGCTCCACCATCACCGCCAAACGTGAATACGTCCTCATCTACGACCTCGGCGGCGGCACCTTCGACGCGTCGCTGCTCAAGATGACCGGCCATTCGAACGAAGTCGTGATCAGCGAAGGCATCCAGCGTCTGGGCGGTGACGATTTCGACGAGGCGATTCTGCGACTTGTGCTGGACGGCGCGAACCTGCGCGGCGTGGATGCCGCCGCGCTCGACGTTCTTCGGGAGGAGTGCGCGGTTCGCAAGGAGGCCGTCGGGCCACAGACGCGCCGCTTCCTGGTGGACCTGACGGGGATCGACGACAAGGTCGATCAGCCACCGTTTTCGTGCGCCGTCGACGACGTCTACTCGGCATGTACGCCACTGGTCACACCGACGATCGACCTGCTCAACCGCATCCTGCACGACGGTGACAGGGACGTGGCGTGGTCGGAGGTCGCGGGTATTTACGTGGTGGGCGGGGCGGGCGGCTTTCCCCTCATCTCCCGGATGCTGCGCACCACCTTCGGCGAGAAGCGTGTGAAACGCTCGCCGCACCCCTTCGCGGCCACGGCCATTGGTCTGGCCGCCTTCCTCGACAAAGAGGCCGGTTTCGCCTTATCCGAACGCTTTTCGCGACACTTCGGCGTCTTTCGCGAGGCCGAGGCCGGTGCCGGCGTCGTCTTCGATCCGATCGTGCGCAAAGACGTCTCGCTGCCCGCCGATCAGGATGCCCCACTCATCGTCAAGCGGACCTACCGAGCCGCGCACAACATCGGGCATTTCCGCTTCGTGGAGTGCAGCCGCCTGGTCAATGGCCGCCCCGACGGCGACGTGACCCCGTACGATCCGGTCCTTTTCCCTTTCGACCCCGCCCTCCACGACCGCGACGACCTCGGGCGCCAGGCGGTCGGTAGGTGGACGGACGGGCCCGACGTCGAAGAGTGCTACGTCGTCGCGCCCAGCGGTGCGGTGGAAGTGACCCTCACGACGCAACCGGGCGGCTTCATGCGCACCTTCCGCCTGGAGCGTTGCGCTTCTACGGGGTAG
- a CDS encoding carbon starvation CstA family protein, with protein MTVTVHDKDVSYIRTDDDLPPVAIVDRSPISPRHKIVFGIIAVVGAIAWAIIAFVRGEAVNAVWIVVAAICTYIIGFRFYARLIEMKVVRPRDDHATPAEVFDDGSDYVPTDRRVLFGHHFAAIAGAGPLVGPVLATQMGYLPCSIWIVLGAVFAGAVQDYLVLWLSTRRRGRSLGQMARDELGATSGAAAIVGVLAIMVIIIAVLALVVVRGLAQSPWGVFSIAMTIPIAIFMGCYLRFLRPGRVGEVSLIGFALLIAAVASGSWVSETSWGASWFTLSAVTVSWLIIIYGFVASVLPVWLLLAPRDYLSTFMKVGAIALLAVGIFIAHPLMQAPAVSRFASSGDGPVFPGSLFPFLFITIACGALSGFHALISSGTTPKLLEKEGQMRFIGYGGMLTESFVAVMALISASILDQHVYFALNAPAAQTGGTAATAAHYVNGLHLSGAPATADQLTQAAAGVGEKSIVSRTGGAPTLAVGMSEILYRVFGGAGLKSFWYHFAIMFEALFILTAVDAGTRVARFMMSDALGNLGGPLAKLQNPSWRPGVWGCSLAVTAAWGGILLMGVTDPLGGINTLFPLFGIANQLLAAIALTVITVIVVKKGLLMWAWIPGAPLLWDLTVTLTASWQKIFSADPAIGYWSQHSQYSAARDAGKTAFGSAKNVHQLDDVIRNTFIQGTLSILFAIVVVIVLVAGIVVTLKVIRGGGRPLTEDDPIPSKIFAPSGLIPTAAEREVQRQWDAPPASMSSGRHAGQI; from the coding sequence TTGACCGTGACTGTGCACGACAAAGATGTCAGCTACATCCGCACCGACGACGACTTGCCACCCGTTGCAATCGTCGACCGCTCCCCCATCAGCCCCCGGCACAAGATCGTCTTCGGGATCATCGCGGTGGTCGGTGCCATCGCCTGGGCGATCATCGCGTTCGTTCGCGGCGAGGCGGTGAACGCGGTCTGGATCGTGGTCGCGGCGATCTGCACGTACATCATCGGATTCCGGTTCTATGCCCGGTTGATCGAAATGAAGGTCGTCCGCCCGCGTGACGACCACGCCACCCCCGCCGAAGTTTTCGACGACGGCTCCGACTACGTGCCGACCGATCGGCGGGTTCTGTTCGGTCACCACTTCGCCGCGATCGCCGGGGCGGGGCCGCTCGTGGGTCCGGTGCTGGCCACCCAGATGGGCTACCTGCCCTGCAGTATCTGGATCGTCCTCGGCGCGGTATTCGCCGGCGCCGTGCAGGACTACCTGGTGCTCTGGCTTTCGACCCGGCGCCGGGGACGGTCCCTGGGCCAAATGGCGCGCGACGAGCTCGGCGCGACCAGCGGTGCCGCCGCGATCGTCGGCGTCCTGGCGATCATGGTGATCATCATCGCGGTGTTGGCGCTGGTGGTGGTGCGTGGTCTGGCCCAAAGCCCGTGGGGCGTGTTCTCCATCGCGATGACCATCCCGATCGCGATCTTCATGGGCTGCTACCTGCGGTTCCTGCGACCGGGGCGGGTGGGGGAGGTATCACTGATCGGCTTCGCGCTGCTAATCGCCGCCGTCGCATCCGGTAGCTGGGTCAGCGAAACCTCTTGGGGCGCATCGTGGTTTACCCTGTCCGCGGTCACAGTCTCCTGGTTGATCATCATCTATGGCTTCGTGGCCTCTGTGCTGCCGGTGTGGTTACTGCTCGCGCCGCGCGACTACTTGTCGACGTTCATGAAGGTCGGCGCGATCGCCTTGCTGGCCGTAGGCATCTTTATCGCGCACCCGCTCATGCAGGCACCGGCGGTCTCGCGGTTCGCATCCAGCGGCGACGGCCCGGTGTTTCCCGGCTCGCTGTTCCCGTTCCTGTTCATCACGATCGCGTGCGGCGCGCTGTCCGGATTTCACGCGCTGATCTCCTCGGGGACGACACCCAAGCTGCTGGAGAAGGAAGGCCAGATGCGCTTCATCGGCTACGGCGGCATGCTGACCGAGTCGTTCGTCGCCGTCATGGCGCTGATCAGCGCGTCGATCCTCGACCAGCACGTGTACTTCGCCCTCAACGCGCCGGCCGCACAGACCGGCGGCACCGCGGCCACGGCAGCGCACTACGTCAATGGACTCCACTTGTCGGGTGCTCCGGCGACCGCGGACCAGCTCACTCAAGCCGCCGCCGGCGTCGGTGAGAAGTCGATCGTGTCGCGCACCGGCGGAGCACCGACACTGGCGGTCGGCATGTCGGAGATCCTGTACCGGGTGTTCGGCGGCGCGGGTCTCAAGTCGTTCTGGTACCACTTCGCGATCATGTTCGAGGCGCTGTTCATCCTGACCGCCGTCGACGCGGGCACCCGGGTCGCGCGTTTCATGATGTCGGACGCACTCGGCAACCTGGGCGGTCCGCTGGCGAAGCTGCAGAATCCGAGCTGGCGCCCGGGGGTATGGGGCTGCAGCCTGGCTGTGACCGCGGCGTGGGGCGGCATCCTGCTGATGGGTGTGACCGATCCGCTCGGCGGCATCAACACGCTGTTCCCGCTGTTCGGTATCGCCAACCAGTTGCTCGCGGCGATCGCACTGACCGTCATCACCGTGATCGTCGTCAAGAAGGGCCTGCTGATGTGGGCGTGGATTCCGGGCGCCCCGCTGCTGTGGGACTTGACGGTCACGCTGACCGCATCGTGGCAGAAGATCTTCTCCGCCGATCCAGCGATCGGCTACTGGTCACAACACTCCCAGTATTCGGCCGCCAGGGACGCGGGCAAGACCGCCTTCGGCTCGGCCAAGAATGTCCATCAGCTCGACGACGTCATCAGGAATACCTTCATCCAGGGCACCCTGTCGATTCTTTTCGCGATCGTGGTGGTCATCGTATTGGTCGCCGGAATTGTCGTGACGCTCAAGGTAATTCGTGGTGGTGGCCGGCCGCTGACCGAGGATGACCCGATACCGTCAAAAATATTCGCGCCCTCCGGCCTGATTCCGACCGCCGCGGAACGGGAAGTGCAACGGCAATGGGATGCGCCGCCGGCATCGATGTCGAGCGGGCGCCACGCCGGACAAATCTAA
- a CDS encoding ATP-dependent DNA ligase yields the protein MLLLEVVATSADVGATSSRLTKVARIADLLTRAAADPELITIVVSWLSGELPQRQIGVGWASLRSRPPAAAQPELTVSGVHTTFTAIGAVSGKGSQVRRAELLTTLLAAATESEQTFLVRLLSGELRQGALVGIMADAVAKAADIPAAAVQRAAMLGGELPAVAAAALSGGAVALQAFTLKVGQPVGPMLAQTASSVADALERHGGTTIFEAKLDGARVQIHRAGDTVTVYTRSLDDITARLPEVVAATLALPVTDLIADGEAIALRPDNRPHRFQVTASRFGRSVDVAAAQAAQPLSVFFFDILHCDGVDLLDAPTTERLAALDALVPPRHRVDRLATSDPDAAAAFLEATLAAGHEGVMAKAPGAPYLAGRRGAGWLKVKPVHTLDLVVLAVEWGSGRRSGKLSNIHLGARDSTTGEFIMVGKTFKGMTDAMLDWQTARFTELAVGGTDGYVVQLRPEQVVEVALDGVQKSTRYPGGLALRFARVVRYRDDKSPAEADTIDNVRALY from the coding sequence GTGCTCCTTCTCGAGGTGGTAGCCACATCGGCTGACGTCGGCGCCACGTCGTCACGGCTGACCAAGGTCGCGCGCATCGCCGACCTGCTGACCCGGGCCGCAGCCGACCCCGAACTGATCACGATCGTCGTGTCGTGGCTCTCCGGCGAGTTGCCGCAGCGTCAGATCGGCGTGGGCTGGGCGTCGTTGCGGTCGCGACCGCCGGCGGCGGCCCAGCCGGAGCTCACCGTCAGCGGCGTGCACACCACCTTCACCGCGATCGGCGCCGTCTCGGGCAAGGGATCGCAGGTGCGCCGGGCCGAACTCCTCACGACGCTGCTGGCTGCCGCGACCGAATCCGAGCAGACGTTTCTGGTGCGCCTGCTCAGCGGCGAACTACGCCAGGGTGCACTCGTCGGGATCATGGCCGACGCGGTAGCCAAGGCCGCCGATATCCCGGCCGCCGCGGTGCAGCGTGCGGCGATGCTGGGCGGAGAGCTGCCCGCGGTGGCGGCGGCCGCCCTGTCCGGTGGAGCAGTGGCGCTGCAGGCATTCACGCTGAAAGTCGGCCAACCGGTCGGGCCGATGCTGGCGCAGACCGCCTCCAGTGTGGCCGATGCACTCGAACGTCACGGCGGCACAACGATCTTCGAGGCAAAGCTGGATGGCGCACGAGTGCAGATTCACCGCGCCGGCGACACGGTCACGGTCTACACCCGTAGCCTCGACGACATCACGGCCCGACTGCCTGAGGTCGTGGCGGCAACGCTGGCGCTGCCCGTCACCGACCTCATCGCCGACGGCGAAGCGATCGCGTTGCGGCCCGACAACCGGCCACACCGCTTCCAGGTCACCGCCTCCCGGTTCGGGCGGTCGGTCGACGTGGCTGCAGCCCAAGCGGCGCAACCGCTTTCGGTTTTCTTCTTCGACATCCTGCACTGCGACGGCGTCGATCTGCTCGACGCACCGACCACCGAGCGGCTGGCCGCCCTGGACGCGCTGGTACCGCCCCGGCACCGCGTCGACCGGCTGGCCACCTCGGACCCGGACGCCGCCGCAGCCTTCCTGGAGGCGACGCTGGCCGCCGGCCACGAAGGCGTGATGGCAAAGGCGCCGGGCGCACCCTACCTGGCCGGACGGCGCGGCGCGGGCTGGCTCAAGGTCAAGCCCGTCCACACGCTCGACCTGGTGGTGCTCGCCGTCGAATGGGGCTCGGGACGGCGAAGCGGCAAACTGTCCAATATCCATCTGGGCGCGCGCGATTCGACAACCGGCGAATTCATCATGGTGGGAAAGACTTTCAAGGGCATGACCGATGCCATGCTGGACTGGCAGACGGCGCGGTTCACTGAGCTCGCCGTCGGTGGCACGGACGGTTACGTCGTGCAACTGCGCCCCGAGCAGGTCGTCGAAGTTGCGCTCGACGGCGTGCAGAAATCGACGCGCTACCCGGGCGGGCTGGCACTGCGGTTTGCCCGGGTGGTGCGCTACCGCGACGACAAGAGCCCGGCCGAAGCCGATACCATCGACAACGTTCGTGCGCTGTACTGA
- a CDS encoding SDR family NAD(P)-dependent oxidoreductase, whose protein sequence is MEINGKKVVVIGGASGMGRASAELLHERGADVAVLDREGSDGKTVAEGIGGTFLPVDVTDFAGTEQTLQTAVDKLGGLHVIITTAGGGIAKRTLTKSGPHDLESFQSVIDLNLIATFNISRLAAAHMAKNEPEDPDTGERGVIINTASIAAFEGQIGQVAYTAAKAGIAGMCLTMARDLGSVGIRVLGIAPSLFATGLTKGIPDEFASALTKDAAFPKRLGRPEEYAKLVAAIVDNPMLNGQCLRLDAGQRFAPK, encoded by the coding sequence ATGGAGATCAACGGGAAGAAGGTCGTCGTCATCGGCGGCGCGTCGGGCATGGGTCGTGCCAGCGCCGAGCTGCTGCACGAACGGGGCGCGGATGTCGCGGTGCTCGACCGCGAGGGCTCCGACGGGAAGACTGTTGCCGAGGGCATCGGCGGTACCTTCCTCCCGGTCGACGTCACCGACTTCGCCGGCACCGAGCAAACATTGCAGACCGCGGTGGACAAGCTCGGCGGACTTCACGTCATCATCACCACTGCCGGTGGCGGTATCGCAAAGCGGACGCTGACCAAGTCGGGACCCCATGACCTCGAATCTTTCCAATCCGTCATCGACCTCAACCTGATCGCCACCTTCAACATCAGCCGGCTGGCCGCCGCACACATGGCCAAGAACGAGCCTGAAGACCCCGATACCGGCGAGCGCGGCGTCATCATCAACACCGCTTCGATTGCGGCCTTCGAAGGCCAGATCGGGCAGGTCGCCTACACCGCCGCCAAAGCGGGGATTGCCGGGATGTGCCTGACGATGGCCCGTGACCTGGGCTCGGTCGGCATCCGAGTGCTCGGTATCGCCCCGAGCCTGTTTGCCACCGGGTTGACCAAGGGCATTCCGGACGAATTCGCTTCGGCGCTGACCAAGGACGCGGCTTTCCCGAAGCGCCTCGGCCGGCCCGAGGAGTACGCCAAGTTGGTGGCGGCCATCGTGGACAACCCGATGCTCAACGGCCAATGCCTGCGGCTGGACGCGGGACAGCGGTTCGCGCCCAAGTAG